A single region of the Solwaraspora sp. WMMD791 genome encodes:
- a CDS encoding phospholipase D-like domain-containing protein, translating to MSIDDWFLTGEQRGNPASRLPAWSEGNQVRVHVHGAAYFDRLVEVVAEMGDGDQLFFTDWRGDPDQRLRPDGPTVADLLSAAASRGVAVRGLVWRSHLDVLIYSAEQNRSLAEEITDDGGQVLLDQRVRRFGSHHQKLVVARHPGRRERDVAFAGGIDLCHSRRDDATHLGDPQAVSMSPRYGDRPPWHDVQLELRGPVVAALDLTFRERWTDPTALRQGNPVAMLRDRLAGRPARGGPLPAPPDPPADCGPHAVQVLRTYPAKSRPYPYAPHGERTVALGYAKAIRRARRLSYLEDQYMWSSQVAQLFADALQANPDLHLIVVVPRHPDVDGRLALPPNMVGREHAIDVCRRADPDRVHVFDVENHAGTPVYVHAKVCVVDDVWASVGSDNFNRRSWTHDSELSCAVLDDTRDPRAPHDPAGLGDHARTFARDLRLTLLREHLDRASDGRQDHDLLDPADTVRAVGVAAEALDAWYRSGRRGPRPAGRLRRHDPVKLSTFTRAWATPPYRLLYDPDGRPRRLRRTATW from the coding sequence GTGTCGATCGACGACTGGTTCCTCACCGGGGAGCAGCGCGGTAACCCGGCCTCCCGGTTGCCGGCGTGGTCCGAGGGCAACCAGGTGCGCGTACACGTGCACGGGGCCGCGTACTTCGACCGCCTGGTCGAGGTCGTCGCCGAGATGGGCGACGGCGACCAGCTGTTCTTCACCGACTGGCGGGGCGACCCCGACCAGCGGCTGCGCCCGGACGGGCCGACCGTGGCCGATCTGCTGTCCGCCGCCGCGAGCCGGGGCGTGGCGGTCCGTGGCCTGGTCTGGCGCTCCCACCTCGACGTGCTGATCTACAGCGCGGAGCAGAACCGCAGCCTGGCCGAGGAGATCACCGACGACGGTGGCCAGGTGCTGCTCGACCAGCGGGTACGCCGGTTCGGCTCGCACCACCAGAAGCTGGTGGTGGCCCGCCACCCGGGCCGCCGGGAGCGCGATGTCGCCTTTGCCGGCGGGATCGACCTGTGTCACAGCCGGCGTGACGACGCCACCCACCTGGGCGACCCGCAGGCGGTCAGCATGTCCCCGCGGTACGGCGACCGGCCGCCGTGGCACGACGTCCAGTTGGAACTGCGCGGCCCGGTCGTCGCCGCGCTCGACCTGACCTTCCGGGAACGGTGGACCGACCCGACCGCTCTGCGGCAGGGCAACCCGGTCGCGATGCTGCGGGACCGGCTGGCCGGCCGACCGGCCCGGGGCGGGCCGCTGCCGGCGCCGCCGGACCCGCCGGCGGACTGCGGCCCGCACGCGGTGCAGGTGCTGCGTACCTATCCGGCGAAGTCGCGGCCCTACCCGTACGCGCCGCACGGCGAGCGTACGGTGGCCCTCGGCTACGCCAAGGCGATCCGCCGGGCCCGCCGGCTCAGCTACCTGGAGGACCAGTACATGTGGTCCTCGCAGGTCGCACAGTTGTTCGCCGACGCGCTGCAGGCCAACCCCGACCTGCACCTGATCGTCGTGGTGCCCCGCCACCCCGACGTGGACGGCCGGCTTGCGCTGCCGCCGAACATGGTCGGCCGGGAGCACGCCATCGACGTCTGTCGCCGGGCCGACCCGGACCGGGTGCACGTGTTCGACGTGGAGAACCACGCCGGTACCCCGGTGTACGTGCACGCCAAGGTGTGCGTCGTCGACGACGTCTGGGCCAGTGTCGGCAGCGACAACTTCAACCGCCGATCCTGGACCCACGACAGCGAACTGTCCTGCGCGGTCCTGGACGACACCCGGGACCCCCGCGCCCCCCACGATCCGGCCGGGCTGGGCGACCACGCCCGTACCTTCGCTCGTGACCTGCGGCTCACCCTGCTACGCGAGCATCTGGACCGGGCATCGGACGGTCGCCAGGACCACGACCTGCTCGACCCGGCCGACACGGTCCGGGCCGTCGGCGTGGCGGCGGAGGCGCTGGACGCGTGGTACCGCTCCGGTCGCCGGGGGCCGCGTCCGGCCGGTCGGCTGCGCCGGCACGACCCGGTGAAGCTGTCCACGTTCACCCGGGCGTGGGCCACCCCGCCGTACCGCCTGCTCTACGACCCGGACGGTCGACCGCGCCGGCTGCGCCGCACCGCGACCTGGTGA
- a CDS encoding phosphatase PAP2 family protein — translation MAVLVTGGVGTEVLHGVTDFGGDIMAVRVLLLATAYLLIRRRPRLASYVVVTAGGAVVHHWIDPGVPSGPAVASVVAYGVLLLVFLPALAPRWRIPTTVVAASLAVGLEVLRWLLGGPPLVAVAVGWLLGLVWLAVTVAGYRWLAGEDLVAAVTTPEGRGQVDQGLRAAPNEQTLLPRPWRTATCLAAAWVVTFGLLVGVGLLITGPLAGSALVAADQAAVEWFVAHRDSRFDPVVAAGNRFGDANWSTAGALGAGVVTLALRRRLRPVVFLAAVMVGEITLFLASSGAVVRDRPAVPQLGEEIPPTASFPSGHLAAPACLYLAVALLVWNWSRGWPRWVAVLVAVLAPTGVGLSRLYWGVHHPLDLAGSLLLALCWVGACWWTIRPVTDPAVSGRTGPDPGGGQGGCGRGGCWSWKLSDSSLSMRTSSASPYCSAGPSPSGSPAGSGSTRPCSGAR, via the coding sequence ATGGCTGTGCTCGTCACTGGCGGCGTGGGGACCGAGGTGCTGCACGGGGTCACCGACTTCGGCGGCGACATCATGGCGGTACGGGTACTGCTGCTGGCTACCGCGTACCTGCTGATCCGTCGGCGACCCCGGCTCGCCAGCTACGTCGTGGTCACCGCCGGCGGCGCCGTCGTCCACCACTGGATCGACCCGGGTGTGCCGAGCGGGCCGGCGGTCGCCTCCGTCGTGGCGTACGGCGTACTGCTGCTGGTTTTCCTCCCGGCGTTGGCACCTCGGTGGCGGATACCCACGACAGTCGTCGCCGCGTCACTGGCCGTCGGGTTGGAGGTGCTCCGTTGGCTGCTCGGCGGGCCGCCACTCGTCGCCGTCGCCGTCGGCTGGCTGCTGGGCCTGGTCTGGCTGGCAGTGACCGTGGCCGGCTACCGCTGGCTGGCGGGCGAGGACCTGGTGGCGGCCGTGACCACGCCGGAGGGCCGGGGGCAGGTCGATCAGGGCCTGCGGGCCGCGCCGAACGAGCAGACCCTCCTGCCCCGGCCCTGGCGGACCGCCACCTGCCTGGCGGCGGCCTGGGTCGTCACCTTCGGCCTGCTGGTCGGTGTCGGCCTGCTCATCACCGGCCCGCTGGCCGGCTCCGCGCTGGTCGCCGCCGACCAGGCGGCGGTGGAGTGGTTCGTCGCGCACCGCGACAGCAGGTTCGATCCGGTCGTGGCGGCCGGCAACCGGTTCGGCGACGCGAACTGGTCCACGGCCGGGGCTCTCGGCGCCGGCGTCGTGACTCTCGCGCTACGTCGACGGCTGCGACCCGTGGTCTTCCTCGCCGCGGTGATGGTCGGTGAGATCACCCTGTTCCTCGCCTCGTCCGGCGCGGTCGTCCGTGACCGGCCCGCTGTGCCGCAGCTCGGGGAGGAGATTCCGCCGACGGCGAGCTTCCCGTCCGGGCATCTGGCCGCGCCGGCGTGCCTGTACCTCGCCGTCGCCCTGCTGGTCTGGAACTGGTCCCGAGGTTGGCCACGCTGGGTAGCAGTCCTGGTCGCCGTGCTCGCGCCGACCGGCGTCGGGCTGTCCCGGCTCTACTGGGGGGTGCATCATCCGCTCGACCTGGCCGGCAGTCTGCTGCTCGCGCTCTGCTGGGTCGGCGCCTGCTGGTGGACGATCCGGCCGGTCACCGACCCGGCCGTGTCTGGCCGGACCGGGCCGGACCCCGGGGGCGGTCAGGGCGGCTGCGGTAGGGGAGGATGCTGGTCGTGGAAGCTCTCAGACTCGTCCTTGTCTATGCGCACTTCATCGGCTTCGCCCTACTGCTCGGCGGGGCCGTCGCCCAGTGGATCACCGGCCGGTTCCGGATCAACCCGGCCATGCTCTGGGGCGCGGTGA
- a CDS encoding BMP family ABC transporter substrate-binding protein yields MRIVSVFAAGGLVLTAAACGEAPDNEGSGGDGTTETYSACMVTDVGGIDDRSFNASAWAGIQAAESENDAVEGKYVASSAEADYEPNLTGYVNEDCNFILAVGGLMGDATKAVAEANPDQQFGIVDAKVEPTNVYPMQFDTAQAAFLAGYLAAGYSESGIVGTYGGLPIPPVTIFMDGFVDGVAHYNQVKGTDVQVLGWDKATQNGSFTNDFVKQDEGKKVGDSLVAQGADVIMPVAGGAGLGTAAAAQAAGGAYSVIWVDVDGCESAEQYCDVFLTTVVKNIGDAVKQAVLTGADGETLSADPGYLGNLENNGVSLAPYNQFEDKVSDELKAEVEQLKADIIAGTIEVTSDAQPE; encoded by the coding sequence ATGCGAATCGTCTCGGTGTTCGCGGCGGGTGGGCTGGTCCTCACCGCTGCCGCGTGCGGCGAGGCACCCGATAACGAAGGCAGCGGTGGCGACGGGACCACCGAGACGTACTCCGCGTGCATGGTGACCGACGTCGGTGGCATCGACGACCGGTCGTTCAACGCCTCGGCGTGGGCCGGCATCCAGGCCGCCGAGAGCGAGAACGACGCGGTCGAGGGCAAGTACGTCGCCTCCAGCGCCGAGGCCGACTACGAGCCGAACCTGACCGGCTACGTCAACGAGGACTGCAACTTCATCCTCGCCGTCGGCGGCCTGATGGGCGACGCCACCAAGGCGGTCGCCGAGGCCAACCCGGACCAGCAGTTCGGCATCGTCGACGCCAAGGTGGAGCCGACCAACGTCTACCCGATGCAGTTCGACACCGCCCAGGCGGCGTTCCTCGCCGGCTACCTGGCGGCCGGGTACTCCGAGAGCGGCATCGTCGGCACCTACGGCGGTCTGCCGATCCCGCCGGTGACCATCTTCATGGACGGCTTCGTCGACGGTGTCGCCCACTACAACCAGGTCAAGGGCACCGACGTGCAGGTCCTGGGCTGGGACAAGGCGACCCAGAACGGCTCGTTCACCAACGACTTCGTCAAGCAGGACGAGGGCAAGAAGGTCGGCGACAGCCTGGTCGCCCAGGGTGCCGACGTGATCATGCCGGTCGCCGGTGGCGCCGGCCTCGGCACCGCCGCCGCCGCGCAGGCCGCCGGTGGGGCGTACAGCGTGATCTGGGTCGACGTCGACGGTTGCGAGAGCGCCGAGCAGTACTGCGACGTCTTCCTGACCACGGTGGTCAAGAACATCGGGGACGCCGTCAAGCAGGCCGTACTGACCGGCGCCGACGGCGAGACGCTCAGCGCCGACCCCGGCTACCTGGGCAACCTGGAGAACAACGGCGTCTCGCTGGCCCCGTACAACCAGTTCGAGGACAAGGTCTCCGACGAGCTCAAGGCCGAGGTCGAGCAGCTCAAGGCCGACATCATCGCCGGCACCATCGAGGTCACCTCCGACGCGCAGCCGGAGTAA
- a CDS encoding ABC transporter ATP-binding protein yields the protein MDLTVEPGEIHALLGENGAGKSTLMNVLYGLLQPDEGEIVVDGTPIKIRSPRDAIAAGIGMVHQHFMLVPVLTVAENVMLGAERTRAGLLGFLDHRRARAEVLEVSNRYGLAVDPDAVIEDLPVGIQQRVEIVKALTREVDLLILDEPTAVLTPQETEELLAVMRSLKAAGKSIVFITHKLGEVKAIADRITVIRRGRTVATAEPTASRDELAALMVGRNVSLTVDKTPAQPGEPVLDIAGLVVDDDRGVRVVDGVDLTVRAGEVLGIAGVQGNGQTELVEAIMGLRPVLAGTVTLNGERVDGWSTKRVLRAGVGYVPEDRSVDGVVKEFSVAENLVLDLYDQPPYGSGLVLRPAAIAAAATERIAQFDVRTSSAQAAVGTLSGGNQQKVIVARELSRPLKLFIAAQPTRGVDVGSIEFIHGRIIHERDAGTGVLVVSSELDEVIGLADRIAVMYRGRIIAVVGPDTPREQIGLLMAGVTDKPDPSATTPDRSGDNDLAQQEGTQ from the coding sequence ATCGACCTGACCGTCGAACCCGGCGAGATCCACGCCCTGCTGGGCGAGAACGGCGCCGGCAAGTCCACCCTGATGAACGTCCTGTACGGCCTGCTGCAGCCGGACGAGGGCGAGATCGTCGTCGACGGCACCCCCATCAAGATCCGCAGCCCGCGGGACGCCATCGCCGCTGGCATCGGCATGGTGCACCAGCATTTCATGCTGGTGCCGGTGCTGACCGTCGCCGAGAACGTCATGCTCGGAGCCGAACGCACCCGCGCCGGGCTGCTCGGCTTCCTCGACCACCGCCGGGCCCGCGCCGAGGTGCTGGAGGTCTCCAACCGGTACGGCCTGGCCGTCGACCCGGACGCGGTGATCGAGGACCTGCCGGTCGGCATCCAGCAGCGGGTGGAGATCGTCAAGGCGCTCACCCGCGAGGTCGACCTGCTGATCCTCGACGAGCCGACCGCCGTGCTCACCCCGCAGGAGACCGAGGAACTGCTCGCCGTGATGCGGTCGCTGAAGGCGGCCGGCAAGTCGATCGTCTTCATCACCCACAAACTCGGCGAGGTCAAGGCGATCGCCGACCGGATCACCGTGATCCGGCGGGGCCGTACGGTCGCCACCGCCGAGCCGACCGCGAGCCGCGACGAACTGGCCGCCCTGATGGTCGGCCGCAACGTCAGCCTGACCGTGGACAAGACCCCGGCGCAGCCGGGGGAGCCGGTGCTCGACATCGCCGGCCTGGTCGTCGACGACGATCGTGGCGTGCGGGTCGTCGACGGCGTCGACCTGACCGTACGGGCCGGTGAGGTGCTCGGCATCGCCGGCGTGCAGGGCAACGGCCAGACCGAACTGGTCGAGGCGATCATGGGCCTGCGGCCGGTGCTGGCCGGTACGGTCACCCTCAACGGTGAGCGGGTCGACGGCTGGAGCACCAAGCGGGTGCTGCGCGCCGGGGTCGGCTACGTGCCGGAGGACCGCAGCGTCGACGGGGTGGTCAAGGAGTTCAGCGTCGCCGAGAACCTGGTCCTCGACCTGTACGACCAGCCGCCGTACGGCTCCGGGCTGGTCCTGCGCCCGGCGGCCATCGCCGCCGCCGCGACCGAGCGGATCGCCCAGTTCGACGTCCGTACGTCGTCGGCGCAGGCGGCGGTCGGCACCCTGTCCGGCGGCAACCAGCAGAAGGTGATCGTCGCCCGGGAGCTGTCCCGGCCGCTGAAGCTGTTCATCGCCGCCCAGCCGACCCGGGGCGTCGACGTCGGCTCCATCGAGTTCATCCACGGCCGGATCATCCACGAACGCGACGCCGGCACCGGGGTCCTCGTCGTCTCCAGCGAACTCGACGAGGTGATCGGACTGGCCGACCGGATCGCGGTGATGTACCGGGGCCGGATCATCGCCGTCGTCGGCCCGGACACCCCACGGGAACAGATCGGCCTGCTGATGGCCGGCGTCACCGACAAGCCGGACCCCTCGGCGACCACGCCGGACCGGTCGGGAGACAACGACTTGGCACAGCAAGAAGGGACGCAATGA
- a CDS encoding ABC transporter permease has protein sequence MTSENGVPAGSPDKPPAGDEPAAAAQHAASADAASPQAATSADGQPGTVADGTVPASPVPTGPATDGESLGQRFLHHLWAANTVTVTALALLLAVVIGGVLMIVSDPEVLATYTYFFARPGDALGESWALVSQAYANLFKGAVINPDTVRAWAGGDAEWSAVFRPISETLTYTTPLVFTGLSVALAFRGGLFNIGAQGQAIIGVIVAALAGFLLPLPPVLHLVVAVLAGALGGALWGFFPGFLKARTGAHEVITTIMLNYVALYFLTWIIVQPGVQNEERPDAISRPVEATAQLPRLLGDGLRVHAGILLAIAATAAVAWLLNRSTVGFELRAVGANPDAARTAGISVTGTYVLLMVIAGGLAGLGGANMVLGSTANALTPLVAAQIGFDGILVALLGRVRPWGVALAALLFGALRAGGNAMQSSSGISLELVTVLQALIVIFIAAPALVKAIFQLRAARAARLQTSMAKGW, from the coding sequence ATGACCAGCGAGAACGGCGTGCCGGCAGGCTCGCCGGACAAGCCGCCCGCCGGCGACGAACCCGCCGCCGCCGCGCAGCACGCGGCCAGCGCGGACGCCGCCAGCCCGCAGGCCGCGACGTCGGCCGACGGCCAGCCCGGCACCGTCGCCGACGGTACGGTCCCCGCCAGCCCGGTGCCGACCGGTCCGGCCACCGACGGCGAATCCCTCGGCCAGCGCTTCCTGCATCATCTGTGGGCCGCCAACACGGTCACCGTGACCGCGTTGGCCCTGCTGCTGGCCGTCGTCATCGGTGGCGTACTGATGATCGTCTCCGACCCGGAGGTGCTCGCCACCTACACCTACTTCTTCGCCCGACCGGGTGACGCGCTCGGCGAGAGCTGGGCGCTGGTCAGCCAGGCGTACGCGAACCTGTTCAAGGGTGCGGTGATCAACCCCGACACGGTACGGGCGTGGGCCGGCGGCGACGCCGAATGGTCGGCGGTGTTCCGGCCGATCTCCGAGACGTTGACCTACACCACCCCGCTGGTCTTCACCGGCCTGTCGGTGGCGTTGGCGTTCCGGGGCGGGCTGTTCAACATCGGCGCCCAGGGGCAGGCGATCATCGGTGTCATCGTGGCCGCCCTGGCCGGTTTCCTGCTGCCGCTGCCGCCGGTGCTGCACCTGGTCGTCGCGGTCCTGGCCGGCGCGCTCGGCGGGGCGCTGTGGGGGTTCTTCCCCGGTTTCCTCAAGGCCCGCACCGGCGCCCACGAGGTGATCACCACGATCATGCTCAACTACGTCGCGCTGTACTTCCTCACCTGGATCATCGTGCAGCCCGGCGTACAGAACGAGGAGCGGCCGGACGCGATCAGCCGGCCGGTGGAGGCCACCGCCCAGCTGCCCCGGCTGCTCGGCGACGGGCTGCGGGTGCACGCCGGCATCCTGCTGGCGATCGCCGCCACCGCCGCCGTGGCCTGGCTGCTCAACCGCTCCACGGTCGGCTTCGAGCTGCGCGCGGTCGGCGCCAACCCGGACGCCGCCCGTACCGCCGGGATCAGCGTCACCGGCACGTACGTCCTGCTGATGGTGATCGCCGGCGGGCTGGCCGGGCTCGGCGGCGCCAACATGGTGCTCGGCAGTACGGCGAACGCGTTGACCCCGCTCGTCGCCGCCCAGATCGGCTTCGACGGCATCCTGGTCGCCCTGCTCGGCCGGGTCCGACCCTGGGGGGTCGCGCTGGCGGCGCTGCTGTTCGGGGCGCTGCGGGCCGGCGGCAACGCCATGCAGTCCAGCTCCGGGATCTCGTTGGAGCTGGTCACCGTACTGCAGGCACTGATCGTCATCTTCATCGCCGCCCCCGCTCTGGTGAAGGCGATCTTCCAGCTCCGGGCGGCCCGCGCCGCCCGGCTGCAGACCAGCATGGCGAAGGGCTGGTGA
- a CDS encoding ABC transporter permease — MSTMIATDTPVAVTARFWNRTRITGAGLVAAGAVAAAVFGALADPQEARFTLSETAGGAALRIPGTVGAVLFGLIALAAGAVLLSPYGRWYKSLLAVGVVGFVLSFLCWQISTAPTGQNFMPMVNMVRGTFLLALPLIFGSLAGVLCERSGVVNVAIEGQLLMGAFAGALIGTMSGNVWVGLIAAAFGGAFISLLLALFAIRYLVDQVVIGIVLNLFAVGLTGFLYERLMQTDQPAYNQPPHFGTWEIPLLSQIPVIGPALFRGNIFLYLALILVVVINVALFRTRWGLRTRSVGEHPIAADTLGVRVLGLRYRNVLLAGMVAGIGGGSYTLLLYSFTKNMIGGKGFIALAAMIFGRWSPTGALLASLFFGFADQLGAYLGAISSAIPSQFLAMLPYLATLLAVAGLVGRVRAPAADGKPYIKA, encoded by the coding sequence TTGTCCACCATGATCGCAACTGACACACCGGTCGCCGTCACGGCACGGTTCTGGAACCGTACCCGGATCACCGGGGCCGGCCTGGTCGCGGCCGGTGCCGTCGCCGCGGCTGTCTTCGGCGCGCTCGCCGACCCGCAGGAGGCCCGGTTCACCCTGAGCGAGACCGCCGGCGGCGCGGCGCTGCGGATCCCCGGCACCGTCGGCGCGGTGCTGTTCGGCCTGATCGCGCTCGCCGCCGGGGCGGTGCTGCTCAGCCCGTACGGCCGCTGGTACAAGTCGCTGCTCGCCGTCGGCGTCGTCGGCTTCGTGCTCAGTTTCCTGTGCTGGCAGATCTCCACCGCGCCGACCGGGCAGAACTTCATGCCGATGGTCAACATGGTGCGCGGCACGTTCCTGCTCGCCCTGCCGCTGATCTTCGGCTCGCTGGCCGGGGTGCTCTGCGAACGCTCCGGTGTGGTCAACGTGGCCATCGAAGGCCAGCTGCTGATGGGTGCCTTCGCCGGCGCGCTGATCGGCACCATGTCCGGCAACGTCTGGGTCGGGCTGATCGCCGCCGCGTTCGGCGGGGCGTTCATCTCGCTGCTGCTGGCCCTGTTCGCCATCCGCTACCTGGTCGACCAGGTGGTCATCGGCATCGTGCTGAACCTGTTCGCGGTCGGCCTGACCGGGTTCCTCTACGAGCGTCTCATGCAGACCGACCAGCCGGCCTACAACCAGCCGCCGCACTTCGGCACCTGGGAGATTCCGCTGCTGTCGCAGATCCCGGTGATCGGGCCGGCGCTGTTTCGCGGCAACATCTTCCTCTACCTGGCGCTGATCCTGGTCGTGGTGATCAACGTGGCGCTGTTCCGGACCCGGTGGGGGTTGCGGACCCGGTCGGTCGGCGAACACCCGATCGCCGCCGACACCCTCGGTGTCCGGGTGCTGGGGTTGCGCTACCGCAACGTGCTGCTGGCCGGCATGGTCGCCGGGATCGGCGGCGGGTCGTACACCCTGCTGCTCTACTCGTTCACCAAGAACATGATCGGCGGCAAGGGCTTCATCGCCCTCGCCGCGATGATCTTCGGCCGGTGGAGCCCGACCGGGGCGCTGCTGGCCTCGCTGTTCTTCGGCTTCGCCGACCAGCTCGGGGCCTATCTGGGGGCGATCAGCAGCGCCATCCCGAGCCAGTTCCTGGCGATGCTGCCGTACCTGGCGACGCTGCTCGCGGTCGCCGGACTGGTCGGCCGGGTACGGGCGCCGGCCGCCGACGGCAAGCCCTACATCAAGGCCTGA
- a CDS encoding cytidine deaminase: MEIDWVELRRAATEAMRHAYAPYSNFPVGAAALVDDGRVVVGCNVENAAYGVVLCAECGVVSALHSSGGGRLVALSCVGGDGQPLMPCGRCRQLLWEHGGPECLVEALPEPLTVAELLPNAFGPADLAAAALAPGGGAERGTGRGASGGHRVGVEHVGRADAAGRPVVAPDTAVPARLAKWRGRGTVFVHPDSAGGELVWTGYWERSESTGEVTGSGILEEAPSWPSPQSAVAWGRARTHRVVVVDADGAVSWAGEGDPPAEVSARWAG, translated from the coding sequence GTGGAGATCGACTGGGTGGAGTTGCGGCGGGCCGCGACCGAGGCGATGCGGCACGCGTACGCGCCGTACTCGAATTTCCCGGTCGGCGCGGCCGCCCTGGTCGACGACGGCCGGGTGGTCGTCGGCTGCAACGTGGAGAACGCCGCGTACGGGGTGGTGCTCTGCGCCGAGTGCGGCGTGGTCTCGGCTCTGCACAGCAGTGGCGGTGGCCGACTGGTGGCGCTGTCCTGCGTCGGTGGTGATGGCCAGCCGCTGATGCCGTGCGGGCGCTGCCGGCAGCTGCTGTGGGAGCACGGCGGGCCGGAATGCCTGGTCGAGGCGTTGCCCGAGCCGCTGACCGTGGCCGAGTTGCTGCCGAACGCGTTCGGACCGGCGGACCTCGCGGCGGCGGCCCTGGCTCCCGGCGGCGGTGCCGAACGGGGCACCGGGCGGGGTGCTTCCGGCGGACACCGGGTCGGCGTCGAGCACGTCGGGCGGGCCGACGCCGCCGGTCGGCCGGTGGTGGCACCGGACACCGCCGTACCGGCCCGGTTGGCCAAGTGGCGGGGCCGGGGCACCGTCTTCGTGCATCCGGACTCGGCCGGCGGGGAGCTGGTCTGGACCGGTTACTGGGAGCGGTCGGAGTCCACCGGGGAGGTGACCGGCTCGGGCATCCTTGAGGAGGCGCCCAGTTGGCCGTCGCCGCAGTCGGCGGTGGCCTGGGGCCGGGCCCGTACCCACCGGGTGGTGGTGGTCGACGCCGACGGGGCGGTCTCCTGGGCCGGCGAGGGCGACCCGCCCGCCGAGGTCAGCGCCCGCTGGGCCGGCTGA
- a CDS encoding thymidine phosphorylase: MTELSNDSSKISGVVDVIRTKRDGGRLSDAQIDWTIAAYTRGEIADEQMSALAMAILLRGMDTAEIARWTAAMIASGERLDLSGVPRPTVDKHSTGGVGDKITLPLTPLVAACGAAVPQLSGRGLGHTGGTLDKLESIPGWRAEVTNAQFVSQLRDVGAVICAAGDGLAPADRKLYALRDVTGTVEAIPLIASSIMSKKIAEGTGALVLDVKVGTGAFMSSVADARELARTMVDLGHAHGVRTVALLTDMSTPLGRAVGNAVEVTESVEVLAGGGPADVIELTLALAREMLDAAGLPDADPAAALRDGRAMDTWRAMIAAQGGDPHAPLPVAAEAELIRADRDGYVAAVDARLIGLAAWRLGAGRARKEDPVSAAAGVILHRRPGEAVRAGDPIVELRADDPARIADVAPDIVAAIGPAGAIRLADQPPSAPDLVLERID, from the coding sequence ATGACCGAATTGTCGAACGACAGCTCAAAGATCTCCGGCGTCGTGGACGTGATCCGGACCAAGCGCGACGGTGGCCGACTCAGCGACGCACAGATCGACTGGACGATCGCCGCCTACACCCGGGGCGAGATCGCCGACGAGCAGATGTCCGCGCTGGCCATGGCGATCCTGCTGCGCGGCATGGACACCGCCGAGATCGCCCGGTGGACCGCCGCCATGATCGCCAGCGGGGAGCGACTCGACCTGTCCGGCGTACCCCGGCCCACCGTGGACAAGCACTCCACCGGCGGTGTCGGTGACAAGATCACCCTGCCGTTGACCCCGCTGGTGGCCGCCTGCGGGGCCGCCGTACCGCAGCTGTCCGGGCGGGGACTCGGCCACACCGGCGGTACGCTCGACAAACTCGAGTCGATCCCGGGCTGGCGGGCCGAGGTGACCAACGCCCAGTTCGTCAGCCAACTCCGCGACGTCGGCGCGGTGATCTGCGCGGCCGGCGACGGGCTCGCCCCGGCCGACCGCAAGCTGTACGCCCTGCGCGACGTCACCGGTACCGTCGAAGCGATTCCACTGATCGCCAGTTCGATCATGAGCAAGAAGATCGCCGAGGGCACCGGCGCGCTGGTGCTCGACGTCAAGGTCGGCACCGGCGCGTTCATGTCGTCGGTCGCCGACGCCCGCGAACTCGCCCGCACCATGGTCGACCTGGGCCACGCGCACGGCGTGCGTACGGTCGCCCTGCTCACCGACATGTCCACTCCGCTGGGCCGGGCGGTCGGCAACGCCGTCGAGGTCACCGAATCCGTCGAGGTTCTCGCCGGTGGCGGCCCCGCCGACGTCATCGAACTCACCTTGGCGCTGGCCCGCGAGATGCTCGACGCCGCCGGGCTGCCCGACGCCGACCCGGCGGCGGCGCTGCGCGACGGCCGGGCGATGGACACCTGGCGGGCGATGATCGCCGCCCAGGGCGGCGACCCGCACGCCCCGCTGCCGGTCGCCGCCGAGGCGGAGCTGATCCGCGCCGACCGGGACGGCTACGTCGCCGCCGTCGACGCCCGGCTGATCGGGCTGGCCGCCTGGCGGCTCGGTGCCGGCCGGGCCCGCAAGGAGGATCCGGTCAGCGCCGCCGCCGGCGTGATCCTGCACCGGCGGCCCGGGGAGGCGGTCCGCGCCGGTGACCCGATCGTCGAGCTGCGCGCCGACGACCCGGCCCGCATCGCCGACGTGGCACCGGACATCGTCGCCGCGATCGGGCCGGCCGGCGCGATCCGACTCGCCGACCAGCCGCCGTCGGCACCGGACCTGGTGCTCGAACGGATCGACTGA